One region of Mangifera indica cultivar Alphonso chromosome 3, CATAS_Mindica_2.1, whole genome shotgun sequence genomic DNA includes:
- the LOC123210972 gene encoding HEAT repeat-containing protein 6 isoform X3 — MASSSSVRSWRTAFLTLRDETSSGAPAGTSTDELVHNLIFANSHSLISAASDLPPYEVTSDVLFLLELVANVNASACRRGEDITQTLTLTSHLVHSIFNLVSFEFNSSSFTVILDSFQSMVAFFFGQGVPRAVISPNATKFKPVMECLETIRRVTSVYQGKFSPLESIQLIKFLLHILECFHPEFVYLYNSNANNSRSTAETGKRFPGFTCLWDVHTIAFTMLADAFSSAGSFFPFDIWHSTIEVLRKVMDVFASKSVLVEGSILSRFYLSLLHCLHLVLTDPKGSLSDHVSGFVAALKLFFVYGLNIRPQVTSPSVGNNMPDLVSHSLTMEESKKEDKTPYRPPHLRKKDLNIKWPKAQDSRISTDHETSTVDFTSSDSDYSDSDGSLKGPDCAQSSKVRVAAIVCLQDLCQADPKSFTTQWTILLPTNDVLRPRKFEATLMSCLLFDPYLKARMASASTLVAMMDGPSSVFLQVAEYKESFKYGSFMALSSSLGQILMQLHSGIVYLIQRETHDRLLTSLFKILMLLISCTPYSRMPGELLPRVITSLRLRVEEGFPLKNDQTGLLAAAISCLTAALSTSPSLPQVKEMFLEEISTGSVDTEMKPGVLSTLFQCSERLTSPTVCFEALQALRAVSHNYPNIMLAFWKHVSTIVFRIVKASTAEVPTKTWKGNVGSVGFIGEKVITAAIKVLDECLRAISGFKGTEDLLDDKLLDTPFTSDCIRTKKISSAPLYEQGSPEDTREEAKASHSGSEQWSETIEKHMPLILQHTSAMVRTATVTCFAGITSSVFISLAKEAQDFIISSVINAALHDEVPSVRSAACRAIGVISCFPKISHSAEILGKFIHAVEINTSNPLVSVRITASWALANICDSLRHCIDDFPLKPSPDKNVNSQMVESLTECALHLTKDGDKIKSNAVRALGNLARFVKYKSSSCVHGSLGCVANSSHPACLGDSLWLERMVQAFLSCVTTGNVKVQWNVCHALSNLFLNETLNLQHMDWIQAAAALAVPSSVRDYGNSFSDVIQGLEHILENLGSEPNSAPSSFKYRVALEKQLTSTMLHALSLASSSDHHPLKDFLVKKASFLEEWFKVLCSSLVETACQPESENNFGNQKKEMISKAMRSLIKVYEGRNQHSIAKKFEMLDNNIW; from the exons ATGGCATCTTCGTCGTCTGTTAGATCGTGGAGGACGGCGTTTCTGACGCTCAGGGATGAAACCTCAAGCGGTGCTCCTGCAGGCACCTCAACTGATGAACTTGTCCACAATCTTATCTTCGCTAATTCCCATTCTCTCATCTCTGCTGCCTCCGACCTCCCTCCTTACGAG GTCACCTCCGATGTGTTGTTTTTACTGGAATTGGTGGCAAATGTGAATGCTTCAGCTTGTAGGCGTGGAGAAGAcatcactcaaacacttacaCTTACTAGCCACTTG GTTCACAGCATATTCAATCTTGTTTCCTTTGAATTCAACTCCTCCTCTTTCACTGTCATCCTTGACTCTTTTCAAAGCATGGTTGCTTTTTTCTTTGGTCAAGGTGTTCCCAGAGCTGTTATTTCACCAAATGCTACTAAATTTAAACCTGTCATGGAATGTCTAGAGACTATAAG ACGTGTTACCAGTGTATATCAAGGAAAGTTCTCACCTTTAGAAAGTATTCAGTTAATAAAATTCCTTCTGCACATCCTTGAATGCTTTCATCCAGAAtttgtctatttatataattcaaatgcCAACAATTCGAGGTCTACTGCTGAAACTGGAAAGAGGTTTCCTGGATTCACTTGTTTATGGGATGTTCATACTATTGCCTTTACTATGCTTGCTGATGCATTCTCAAGTGCTGGGTCTTTTTTTCCGTTTGACATTTGGCACTCTACCATTGAG GTTCTTAGGAAAGTAATGGATGTTTTCGCATCTAAGAGTGTGCTTGTGGAAGGCAGCATTTTGTCCAG GTTTTATTTATCTCTGCTGCATTGTCTACATCTAGTTCTTACTGATCCCAAAGGCTCCCTATCTGACCat GTGTCTGGTTTTGTAGCAGCATTAAAATTGTTCTTTGTTTATGGCCTTAATATAAGACCTCAAGTTACATCTCCATCTGTTGGCAACAACATGCCTGATTTAGTGAGCCATAGTTTGACTATGGAAGAGTCTAAAAAGGAAGATAAAACACCTTATAGGCCGCCACACTTGCGCAAAAAGGACTTAAATATCAAGTGGCCAAAAGCTCAGGATTCTCGAATTTCCACTGACCATGAAACTTCTACTGTTGATTTCACATCATCAGATTCAGATTATAGTGACAGTGATGGCTCACTTAAAGGCCCTGATTGTGCTCAGAGTTCTAAGGTCAGAGTAGCTGCAATTGTTTGCTTGCAG GATCTTTGCCAAGCTGATCCTAAATCATTTACAACCCAATGGACAATTCTTCTGCCCACCAATGACGTACTACGACCAAG GAAGTTTGAAGCGACTCTGATGTCATGCTTGCTATTTGATCCTTACTTAAAG GCAAGGATGGCATCTGCCTCAACTCTGGTGGCCATGATGGATGGGCCTTCATCTGTTTTCCTGCAGGTAGCTGAATACAAGGAATCTTTTAAATATGGATCTTTCATGGCACTTTCAAGTTCTCTTGGGCAGATACTAATGCAACTACATAGTG gTATTGTATACTTAATCCAACGTGAAACTCATGATAGATTGCTGACATCCCTGTTCAAGATTCTTATGCTTTTGATATCCTGCACACC ATATTCAAGGATGCCTGGGGAGTTGTTGCCAAGAGTGATCACATCTCTGCGATTAAGGGTTGAAGAAGGATTTCcattaaaaaatgatcaaactgGCCTTttg GCTGCTGCTATTAGCTGCTTAACAGCAGCTCTATCTACATCACCTTCCCTACCACAAGTGAAAGAAATGTTTTTAGAGGAAATATCGACag gttcgGTTGATACTGAAATGAAGCCAGGTGTTCTCTCTACATTATTTCAATGTTCTGAACGGCTAACAAGCCCAACAGTATGCTTTGAGGCTCTTCAG GCCCTCAGAGCTGTGTCACACAATTACCCGAACATAATGTTAGCATTTTGGAAGCATGTTTCCACCATTGTTTTCAGAATTGTGAAAGCATCTACTGCAGAAGTTCCTACCAAGACATGGAAGGGAAATGTTGGATCTGTCGGTTTTATTGGTGAAAAGGTCATTACAGCTGCTATCAAG GTTCTTGATGAATGTCTTCGAGCAATATCTGGATTTAAAGGAACTGAGGATCTTTTAGATGATAAATTATTGGATACCCCATTTACTTCTGATTGTATAAGGACAAAGAAAATATCATCAGCTCCATTATATGAGCAAGGGAGTCCAGAAGATACGAGAGAAGAAGCAAAAGCTTCACACTCTGGAAGTGAGCAGTGGTCTGAGACAATTGAGAAGCATATGCCACTTATTTTACAGCATACTTCTGCAATG GTGAGAACTGCAACAGTTACTTGTTTTGCGGGTATAACTTCTTCTGTGTTTATCTCTCTTGCGAAAGAAGCACAGGACTTCATTATATCTTCCGTA ATCAATGCTGCTTTACATGATGAAGTTCCTTCAGTTAGGTCAGCTGCCTGTCGTGCCATTGGTGTCATCTCATGTTTTCCAAAAATTTCTCACAG TGCAGAGATCCTCGGAAAATTTATCCATGCTGTTGAGATTAACACCTCTAATCCATTAGTCTCG GTGCGTATAACAGCCTCGTGGGCTTTGGCAAATATATGTGATTCTCTTCGTCACTGTATAGATGATTTTCCCTTGAAACCATCTCCAG ATAAAAATGTGAACTCCCAGATGGTGGAATCATTGACTGAGTGTGCTTTGCATTTAACAAAGGATGGCGACAAG ATCAAGTCAAATGCTGTGAGGGCTCTTGGAAATCTCGCAAGATTTGTCAAATATAAAAGTTCGTCATGTGTGCATG GTAGTCTTGGATGTGTAGCAAATTCATCCCATCCTGCTTGTTTGGGAGATTCACTGTGGCTGGAGAGAATGGTGCAAGCATTTCTTTCTTGTGTTACAACGGGAAATGTTAAG GTTCAATGGAATGTTTGTCATGCATTGAGCAACCTTTTTTTAAATGAGACGTTAAACCTTCAACACATGGATTG GATACAGGCTGCTGCCGCTTTGGCTGTGCCATCATCAGTTCGTG ATTATGGGAATTCCTTCTCAGATGTCATCCAAGGACTTGAGCATATACTTGAGAATTTAGGTTCAGAACCAAATTCAGCACCGTCAAGCTTCAAATATAGAGTTGCACTAGAGAAGCAG TTGACTTCAACTATGTTGCACGCTCTTAGCCTTGCTTCCAGCAGTGATCACCATCCTCTTAAAGATTTTCTGGTGAAG aaagcTTCCTTTCTTGAGGAGTGGTTTAAGGTGCTATGCTCATCACTGGTGGAGACAGCTTGTCAGCCTGAGTCTGAAAATAATTTTGGGAACCAAAAGAAAGAGATGATATCCAAGGCCATGCGATCACTAATTAAAGTTTATGAAGGCCGGAATCAACATTCTATTGCTAAAAAATTCGAGATGTTGGACAATAACATATGGTGA
- the LOC123210972 gene encoding HEAT repeat-containing protein 6 isoform X2, whose protein sequence is MASSSSVRSWRTAFLTLRDETSSGAPAGTSTDELVHNLIFANSHSLISAASDLPPYEVTSDVLFLLELVANVNASACRRGEDITQTLTLTSHLVHSIFNLVSFEFNSSSFTVILDSFQSMVAFFFGQGVPRAVISPNATKFKPVMECLETIRRVTSVYQGKFSPLESIQLIKFLLHILECFHPEFVYLYNSNANNSRSTAETGKRFPGFTCLWDVHTIAFTMLADAFSSAGSFFPFDIWHSTIEVLRKVMDVFASKSVLVEGSILSRFYLSLLHCLHLVLTDPKGSLSDHVSGFVAALKLFFVYGLNIRPQVTSPSVGNNMPDLVSHSLTMEESKKEDKTPYRPPHLRKKDLNIKWPKAQDSRISTDHETSTVDFTSSDSDYSDSDGSLKGPDCAQSSKVRVAAIVCLQDLCQADPKSFTTQWTILLPTNDVLRPRKFEATLMSCLLFDPYLKARMASASTLVAMMDGPSSVFLQVAEYKESFKYGSFMALSSSLGQILMQLHSGIVYLIQRETHDRLLTSLFKILMLLISCTPYSRMPGELLPRVITSLRLRVEEGFPLKNDQTGLLAAAISCLTAALSTSPSLPQVKEMFLEEISTGSVDTEMKPGVLSTLFQCSERLTSPTVCFEALQALRAVSHNYPNIMLAFWKHVSTIVFRIVKASTAEVPTKTWKGNVGSVGFIGEKVITAAIKVLDECLRAISGFKGTEDLLDDKLLDTPFTSDCIRTKKISSAPLYEQGSPEDTREEAKASHSGSEQWSETIEKHMPLILQHTSAMVRTATVTCFAGITSSVFISLAKEAQDFIISSVINAALHDEVPSVRSAACRAIGVISCFPKISHSAEILGKFIHAVEINTSNPLVSVRITASWALANICDSLRHCIDDFPLKPSPDKNVNSQMVESLTECALHLTKDGDKIKSNAVRALGNLARFVKYKSSSCVHANSSHPACLGDSLWLERMVQAFLSCVTTGNVKVQWNVCHALSNLFLNETLNLQHMDWAPSVFSILLLLLRDSSNFKIRIQAAAALAVPSSVRDYGNSFSDVIQGLEHILENLGSEPNSAPSSFKYRVALEKQLTSTMLHALSLASSSDHHPLKDFLVKKASFLEEWFKVLCSSLVETACQPESENNFGNQKKEMISKAMRSLIKVYEGRNQHSIAKKFEMLDNNIW, encoded by the exons ATGGCATCTTCGTCGTCTGTTAGATCGTGGAGGACGGCGTTTCTGACGCTCAGGGATGAAACCTCAAGCGGTGCTCCTGCAGGCACCTCAACTGATGAACTTGTCCACAATCTTATCTTCGCTAATTCCCATTCTCTCATCTCTGCTGCCTCCGACCTCCCTCCTTACGAG GTCACCTCCGATGTGTTGTTTTTACTGGAATTGGTGGCAAATGTGAATGCTTCAGCTTGTAGGCGTGGAGAAGAcatcactcaaacacttacaCTTACTAGCCACTTG GTTCACAGCATATTCAATCTTGTTTCCTTTGAATTCAACTCCTCCTCTTTCACTGTCATCCTTGACTCTTTTCAAAGCATGGTTGCTTTTTTCTTTGGTCAAGGTGTTCCCAGAGCTGTTATTTCACCAAATGCTACTAAATTTAAACCTGTCATGGAATGTCTAGAGACTATAAG ACGTGTTACCAGTGTATATCAAGGAAAGTTCTCACCTTTAGAAAGTATTCAGTTAATAAAATTCCTTCTGCACATCCTTGAATGCTTTCATCCAGAAtttgtctatttatataattcaaatgcCAACAATTCGAGGTCTACTGCTGAAACTGGAAAGAGGTTTCCTGGATTCACTTGTTTATGGGATGTTCATACTATTGCCTTTACTATGCTTGCTGATGCATTCTCAAGTGCTGGGTCTTTTTTTCCGTTTGACATTTGGCACTCTACCATTGAG GTTCTTAGGAAAGTAATGGATGTTTTCGCATCTAAGAGTGTGCTTGTGGAAGGCAGCATTTTGTCCAG GTTTTATTTATCTCTGCTGCATTGTCTACATCTAGTTCTTACTGATCCCAAAGGCTCCCTATCTGACCat GTGTCTGGTTTTGTAGCAGCATTAAAATTGTTCTTTGTTTATGGCCTTAATATAAGACCTCAAGTTACATCTCCATCTGTTGGCAACAACATGCCTGATTTAGTGAGCCATAGTTTGACTATGGAAGAGTCTAAAAAGGAAGATAAAACACCTTATAGGCCGCCACACTTGCGCAAAAAGGACTTAAATATCAAGTGGCCAAAAGCTCAGGATTCTCGAATTTCCACTGACCATGAAACTTCTACTGTTGATTTCACATCATCAGATTCAGATTATAGTGACAGTGATGGCTCACTTAAAGGCCCTGATTGTGCTCAGAGTTCTAAGGTCAGAGTAGCTGCAATTGTTTGCTTGCAG GATCTTTGCCAAGCTGATCCTAAATCATTTACAACCCAATGGACAATTCTTCTGCCCACCAATGACGTACTACGACCAAG GAAGTTTGAAGCGACTCTGATGTCATGCTTGCTATTTGATCCTTACTTAAAG GCAAGGATGGCATCTGCCTCAACTCTGGTGGCCATGATGGATGGGCCTTCATCTGTTTTCCTGCAGGTAGCTGAATACAAGGAATCTTTTAAATATGGATCTTTCATGGCACTTTCAAGTTCTCTTGGGCAGATACTAATGCAACTACATAGTG gTATTGTATACTTAATCCAACGTGAAACTCATGATAGATTGCTGACATCCCTGTTCAAGATTCTTATGCTTTTGATATCCTGCACACC ATATTCAAGGATGCCTGGGGAGTTGTTGCCAAGAGTGATCACATCTCTGCGATTAAGGGTTGAAGAAGGATTTCcattaaaaaatgatcaaactgGCCTTttg GCTGCTGCTATTAGCTGCTTAACAGCAGCTCTATCTACATCACCTTCCCTACCACAAGTGAAAGAAATGTTTTTAGAGGAAATATCGACag gttcgGTTGATACTGAAATGAAGCCAGGTGTTCTCTCTACATTATTTCAATGTTCTGAACGGCTAACAAGCCCAACAGTATGCTTTGAGGCTCTTCAG GCCCTCAGAGCTGTGTCACACAATTACCCGAACATAATGTTAGCATTTTGGAAGCATGTTTCCACCATTGTTTTCAGAATTGTGAAAGCATCTACTGCAGAAGTTCCTACCAAGACATGGAAGGGAAATGTTGGATCTGTCGGTTTTATTGGTGAAAAGGTCATTACAGCTGCTATCAAG GTTCTTGATGAATGTCTTCGAGCAATATCTGGATTTAAAGGAACTGAGGATCTTTTAGATGATAAATTATTGGATACCCCATTTACTTCTGATTGTATAAGGACAAAGAAAATATCATCAGCTCCATTATATGAGCAAGGGAGTCCAGAAGATACGAGAGAAGAAGCAAAAGCTTCACACTCTGGAAGTGAGCAGTGGTCTGAGACAATTGAGAAGCATATGCCACTTATTTTACAGCATACTTCTGCAATG GTGAGAACTGCAACAGTTACTTGTTTTGCGGGTATAACTTCTTCTGTGTTTATCTCTCTTGCGAAAGAAGCACAGGACTTCATTATATCTTCCGTA ATCAATGCTGCTTTACATGATGAAGTTCCTTCAGTTAGGTCAGCTGCCTGTCGTGCCATTGGTGTCATCTCATGTTTTCCAAAAATTTCTCACAG TGCAGAGATCCTCGGAAAATTTATCCATGCTGTTGAGATTAACACCTCTAATCCATTAGTCTCG GTGCGTATAACAGCCTCGTGGGCTTTGGCAAATATATGTGATTCTCTTCGTCACTGTATAGATGATTTTCCCTTGAAACCATCTCCAG ATAAAAATGTGAACTCCCAGATGGTGGAATCATTGACTGAGTGTGCTTTGCATTTAACAAAGGATGGCGACAAG ATCAAGTCAAATGCTGTGAGGGCTCTTGGAAATCTCGCAAGATTTGTCAAATATAAAAGTTCGTCATGTGTGCATG CAAATTCATCCCATCCTGCTTGTTTGGGAGATTCACTGTGGCTGGAGAGAATGGTGCAAGCATTTCTTTCTTGTGTTACAACGGGAAATGTTAAG GTTCAATGGAATGTTTGTCATGCATTGAGCAACCTTTTTTTAAATGAGACGTTAAACCTTCAACACATGGATTG GGCTCCATCTGtttttagtattcttttactATTACTGCGTGATTCCTCTAACTTTAAGATCAGGATACAGGCTGCTGCCGCTTTGGCTGTGCCATCATCAGTTCGTG ATTATGGGAATTCCTTCTCAGATGTCATCCAAGGACTTGAGCATATACTTGAGAATTTAGGTTCAGAACCAAATTCAGCACCGTCAAGCTTCAAATATAGAGTTGCACTAGAGAAGCAG TTGACTTCAACTATGTTGCACGCTCTTAGCCTTGCTTCCAGCAGTGATCACCATCCTCTTAAAGATTTTCTGGTGAAG aaagcTTCCTTTCTTGAGGAGTGGTTTAAGGTGCTATGCTCATCACTGGTGGAGACAGCTTGTCAGCCTGAGTCTGAAAATAATTTTGGGAACCAAAAGAAAGAGATGATATCCAAGGCCATGCGATCACTAATTAAAGTTTATGAAGGCCGGAATCAACATTCTATTGCTAAAAAATTCGAGATGTTGGACAATAACATATGGTGA
- the LOC123210972 gene encoding HEAT repeat-containing protein 6 isoform X1, which produces MASSSSVRSWRTAFLTLRDETSSGAPAGTSTDELVHNLIFANSHSLISAASDLPPYEVTSDVLFLLELVANVNASACRRGEDITQTLTLTSHLVHSIFNLVSFEFNSSSFTVILDSFQSMVAFFFGQGVPRAVISPNATKFKPVMECLETIRRVTSVYQGKFSPLESIQLIKFLLHILECFHPEFVYLYNSNANNSRSTAETGKRFPGFTCLWDVHTIAFTMLADAFSSAGSFFPFDIWHSTIEVLRKVMDVFASKSVLVEGSILSRFYLSLLHCLHLVLTDPKGSLSDHVSGFVAALKLFFVYGLNIRPQVTSPSVGNNMPDLVSHSLTMEESKKEDKTPYRPPHLRKKDLNIKWPKAQDSRISTDHETSTVDFTSSDSDYSDSDGSLKGPDCAQSSKVRVAAIVCLQDLCQADPKSFTTQWTILLPTNDVLRPRKFEATLMSCLLFDPYLKARMASASTLVAMMDGPSSVFLQVAEYKESFKYGSFMALSSSLGQILMQLHSGIVYLIQRETHDRLLTSLFKILMLLISCTPYSRMPGELLPRVITSLRLRVEEGFPLKNDQTGLLAAAISCLTAALSTSPSLPQVKEMFLEEISTGSVDTEMKPGVLSTLFQCSERLTSPTVCFEALQALRAVSHNYPNIMLAFWKHVSTIVFRIVKASTAEVPTKTWKGNVGSVGFIGEKVITAAIKVLDECLRAISGFKGTEDLLDDKLLDTPFTSDCIRTKKISSAPLYEQGSPEDTREEAKASHSGSEQWSETIEKHMPLILQHTSAMVRTATVTCFAGITSSVFISLAKEAQDFIISSVINAALHDEVPSVRSAACRAIGVISCFPKISHSAEILGKFIHAVEINTSNPLVSVRITASWALANICDSLRHCIDDFPLKPSPDKNVNSQMVESLTECALHLTKDGDKIKSNAVRALGNLARFVKYKSSSCVHGSLGCVANSSHPACLGDSLWLERMVQAFLSCVTTGNVKVQWNVCHALSNLFLNETLNLQHMDWAPSVFSILLLLLRDSSNFKIRIQAAAALAVPSSVRDYGNSFSDVIQGLEHILENLGSEPNSAPSSFKYRVALEKQLTSTMLHALSLASSSDHHPLKDFLVKKASFLEEWFKVLCSSLVETACQPESENNFGNQKKEMISKAMRSLIKVYEGRNQHSIAKKFEMLDNNIW; this is translated from the exons ATGGCATCTTCGTCGTCTGTTAGATCGTGGAGGACGGCGTTTCTGACGCTCAGGGATGAAACCTCAAGCGGTGCTCCTGCAGGCACCTCAACTGATGAACTTGTCCACAATCTTATCTTCGCTAATTCCCATTCTCTCATCTCTGCTGCCTCCGACCTCCCTCCTTACGAG GTCACCTCCGATGTGTTGTTTTTACTGGAATTGGTGGCAAATGTGAATGCTTCAGCTTGTAGGCGTGGAGAAGAcatcactcaaacacttacaCTTACTAGCCACTTG GTTCACAGCATATTCAATCTTGTTTCCTTTGAATTCAACTCCTCCTCTTTCACTGTCATCCTTGACTCTTTTCAAAGCATGGTTGCTTTTTTCTTTGGTCAAGGTGTTCCCAGAGCTGTTATTTCACCAAATGCTACTAAATTTAAACCTGTCATGGAATGTCTAGAGACTATAAG ACGTGTTACCAGTGTATATCAAGGAAAGTTCTCACCTTTAGAAAGTATTCAGTTAATAAAATTCCTTCTGCACATCCTTGAATGCTTTCATCCAGAAtttgtctatttatataattcaaatgcCAACAATTCGAGGTCTACTGCTGAAACTGGAAAGAGGTTTCCTGGATTCACTTGTTTATGGGATGTTCATACTATTGCCTTTACTATGCTTGCTGATGCATTCTCAAGTGCTGGGTCTTTTTTTCCGTTTGACATTTGGCACTCTACCATTGAG GTTCTTAGGAAAGTAATGGATGTTTTCGCATCTAAGAGTGTGCTTGTGGAAGGCAGCATTTTGTCCAG GTTTTATTTATCTCTGCTGCATTGTCTACATCTAGTTCTTACTGATCCCAAAGGCTCCCTATCTGACCat GTGTCTGGTTTTGTAGCAGCATTAAAATTGTTCTTTGTTTATGGCCTTAATATAAGACCTCAAGTTACATCTCCATCTGTTGGCAACAACATGCCTGATTTAGTGAGCCATAGTTTGACTATGGAAGAGTCTAAAAAGGAAGATAAAACACCTTATAGGCCGCCACACTTGCGCAAAAAGGACTTAAATATCAAGTGGCCAAAAGCTCAGGATTCTCGAATTTCCACTGACCATGAAACTTCTACTGTTGATTTCACATCATCAGATTCAGATTATAGTGACAGTGATGGCTCACTTAAAGGCCCTGATTGTGCTCAGAGTTCTAAGGTCAGAGTAGCTGCAATTGTTTGCTTGCAG GATCTTTGCCAAGCTGATCCTAAATCATTTACAACCCAATGGACAATTCTTCTGCCCACCAATGACGTACTACGACCAAG GAAGTTTGAAGCGACTCTGATGTCATGCTTGCTATTTGATCCTTACTTAAAG GCAAGGATGGCATCTGCCTCAACTCTGGTGGCCATGATGGATGGGCCTTCATCTGTTTTCCTGCAGGTAGCTGAATACAAGGAATCTTTTAAATATGGATCTTTCATGGCACTTTCAAGTTCTCTTGGGCAGATACTAATGCAACTACATAGTG gTATTGTATACTTAATCCAACGTGAAACTCATGATAGATTGCTGACATCCCTGTTCAAGATTCTTATGCTTTTGATATCCTGCACACC ATATTCAAGGATGCCTGGGGAGTTGTTGCCAAGAGTGATCACATCTCTGCGATTAAGGGTTGAAGAAGGATTTCcattaaaaaatgatcaaactgGCCTTttg GCTGCTGCTATTAGCTGCTTAACAGCAGCTCTATCTACATCACCTTCCCTACCACAAGTGAAAGAAATGTTTTTAGAGGAAATATCGACag gttcgGTTGATACTGAAATGAAGCCAGGTGTTCTCTCTACATTATTTCAATGTTCTGAACGGCTAACAAGCCCAACAGTATGCTTTGAGGCTCTTCAG GCCCTCAGAGCTGTGTCACACAATTACCCGAACATAATGTTAGCATTTTGGAAGCATGTTTCCACCATTGTTTTCAGAATTGTGAAAGCATCTACTGCAGAAGTTCCTACCAAGACATGGAAGGGAAATGTTGGATCTGTCGGTTTTATTGGTGAAAAGGTCATTACAGCTGCTATCAAG GTTCTTGATGAATGTCTTCGAGCAATATCTGGATTTAAAGGAACTGAGGATCTTTTAGATGATAAATTATTGGATACCCCATTTACTTCTGATTGTATAAGGACAAAGAAAATATCATCAGCTCCATTATATGAGCAAGGGAGTCCAGAAGATACGAGAGAAGAAGCAAAAGCTTCACACTCTGGAAGTGAGCAGTGGTCTGAGACAATTGAGAAGCATATGCCACTTATTTTACAGCATACTTCTGCAATG GTGAGAACTGCAACAGTTACTTGTTTTGCGGGTATAACTTCTTCTGTGTTTATCTCTCTTGCGAAAGAAGCACAGGACTTCATTATATCTTCCGTA ATCAATGCTGCTTTACATGATGAAGTTCCTTCAGTTAGGTCAGCTGCCTGTCGTGCCATTGGTGTCATCTCATGTTTTCCAAAAATTTCTCACAG TGCAGAGATCCTCGGAAAATTTATCCATGCTGTTGAGATTAACACCTCTAATCCATTAGTCTCG GTGCGTATAACAGCCTCGTGGGCTTTGGCAAATATATGTGATTCTCTTCGTCACTGTATAGATGATTTTCCCTTGAAACCATCTCCAG ATAAAAATGTGAACTCCCAGATGGTGGAATCATTGACTGAGTGTGCTTTGCATTTAACAAAGGATGGCGACAAG ATCAAGTCAAATGCTGTGAGGGCTCTTGGAAATCTCGCAAGATTTGTCAAATATAAAAGTTCGTCATGTGTGCATG GTAGTCTTGGATGTGTAGCAAATTCATCCCATCCTGCTTGTTTGGGAGATTCACTGTGGCTGGAGAGAATGGTGCAAGCATTTCTTTCTTGTGTTACAACGGGAAATGTTAAG GTTCAATGGAATGTTTGTCATGCATTGAGCAACCTTTTTTTAAATGAGACGTTAAACCTTCAACACATGGATTG GGCTCCATCTGtttttagtattcttttactATTACTGCGTGATTCCTCTAACTTTAAGATCAGGATACAGGCTGCTGCCGCTTTGGCTGTGCCATCATCAGTTCGTG ATTATGGGAATTCCTTCTCAGATGTCATCCAAGGACTTGAGCATATACTTGAGAATTTAGGTTCAGAACCAAATTCAGCACCGTCAAGCTTCAAATATAGAGTTGCACTAGAGAAGCAG TTGACTTCAACTATGTTGCACGCTCTTAGCCTTGCTTCCAGCAGTGATCACCATCCTCTTAAAGATTTTCTGGTGAAG aaagcTTCCTTTCTTGAGGAGTGGTTTAAGGTGCTATGCTCATCACTGGTGGAGACAGCTTGTCAGCCTGAGTCTGAAAATAATTTTGGGAACCAAAAGAAAGAGATGATATCCAAGGCCATGCGATCACTAATTAAAGTTTATGAAGGCCGGAATCAACATTCTATTGCTAAAAAATTCGAGATGTTGGACAATAACATATGGTGA